The Dissulfurirhabdus thermomarina genome includes a region encoding these proteins:
- a CDS encoding sigma-54-dependent transcriptional regulator: MKRKGKVFILDDDDLITSMVARALEKEGHRVKAAVTPEGLLETLEAWSPDVLLMDIHLPGIDGLSLLKEISRRGLSVRVVMLTADDRAGTAVQAMKLGAADYITKPFHMDEVRIVVRNILERERMRAELGYFRRMCAGEASVEILGESAALRALTAELEQLAAARVNTVLITGESGTGKEVFAKNFHRLLDREGSMPFIRVNCAALPENLLESELFGHERGAFTDAKTEKKGLFELADGGCLLLDEIGEMHPALQGKLLRVLEEREMRRVGGEEDIPVDVRVIATTNRDLQPAVEEGTFRLDLFYRLNAFHLRIPPLRERPEDVPPLARHFLARFSARYNKPRIRDFAPEALRLLQAYAWPGNIRELKNVVERLVVLKDTESIQPEHLPREILGEAAPGAASPPGAFVLPPDGIRLEDLERDLLEQALRRTGGNRAQAARLLGIGYDSLRYRLKKFGITPG; the protein is encoded by the coding sequence ATGAAACGCAAGGGCAAGGTCTTCATCCTCGACGACGACGACCTCATCACCTCCATGGTGGCCCGCGCCCTCGAGAAGGAGGGCCACCGGGTCAAGGCGGCCGTAACGCCGGAGGGCCTCCTGGAGACGCTCGAGGCATGGTCCCCCGACGTCCTCCTCATGGACATCCACCTGCCGGGGATCGACGGGCTCTCCCTCCTCAAGGAGATCTCCCGCCGCGGCCTCTCCGTCCGGGTCGTCATGCTCACCGCGGACGACCGCGCCGGCACCGCCGTCCAGGCCATGAAGCTCGGGGCCGCCGACTACATCACCAAGCCCTTCCACATGGACGAGGTCCGGATCGTCGTCCGGAACATCCTGGAACGGGAACGCATGCGGGCGGAGCTCGGCTACTTCCGCCGGATGTGCGCGGGGGAGGCGTCGGTGGAGATCCTCGGGGAGTCGGCGGCCCTCCGGGCCCTCACCGCCGAACTCGAACAGCTCGCCGCCGCCCGGGTGAACACCGTGCTCATCACCGGGGAGAGCGGCACGGGGAAGGAGGTCTTCGCCAAGAACTTCCACCGCCTCCTGGACCGGGAGGGCTCCATGCCCTTCATCCGGGTCAACTGCGCGGCGCTGCCGGAGAACCTCCTCGAGTCGGAGCTCTTCGGCCACGAGCGCGGGGCCTTCACCGACGCCAAGACCGAGAAGAAGGGCCTCTTCGAGCTGGCCGACGGGGGCTGCCTCCTCCTCGACGAGATCGGCGAGATGCATCCCGCCCTCCAGGGGAAACTCCTCCGGGTCTTGGAGGAACGGGAGATGCGCCGGGTCGGGGGCGAGGAGGACATCCCCGTGGACGTCCGCGTCATCGCCACCACCAACCGGGACCTCCAGCCCGCCGTGGAGGAAGGGACCTTCCGGCTCGACCTCTTCTACCGGCTCAACGCCTTCCACCTCCGGATCCCGCCGCTCCGCGAGCGGCCCGAGGACGTCCCGCCCCTGGCCCGGCACTTCCTCGCCCGCTTCTCGGCCCGGTACAACAAGCCGCGGATCCGGGATTTCGCCCCGGAGGCCCTCCGCCTGCTCCAGGCCTATGCCTGGCCCGGCAACATCCGGGAACTCAAGAACGTGGTGGAACGCCTCGTGGTGCTCAAGGACACCGAGTCCATCCAGCCGGAGCACCTGCCCCGGGAGATCCTCGGGGAGGCCGCCCCGGGCGCCGCGTCCCCTCCCGGCGCCTTCGTCCTGCCGCCGGACGGCATCCGGCTCGAGGACCTGGAGCGGGACCTCCTCGAGCAGGCGCTCCGGCGGACCGGGGGCAACCGGGCCCAGGCGGCCCGGCTCCTCGGCATCGGCTACGACTCCCTGCGCTACCGCCTCAAGAAGTTCGGGATCACGCCCGGCTGA